In Bacteroidota bacterium, one DNA window encodes the following:
- the uvrA gene encoding excinuclease ABC subunit UvrA: MGKQRMAKTKAKTPVSSEPEASPASQDAIIVRGARVHNLRNVDLVVPREKLVVITGISGSGKSSLAFDTIYAEGQRRYVESLSAYARQFLDMMERPDVDSIEGLAPAVSIEQKTIGNSPRSTVGTVTEIYDFLRLLFARLGTQYCTNCDIPVQRQSLDQIIEAIASNPAGTKLTILATYVRARKGHYRELFAEALRMGFTKVRIDGELKDLLDGMQVDRYKVHTIELVIDRIVHSDTSSERLAKSVESALKLGKGLITVLAEEPGGYTSELLFSEKLSCPKCGRSYEEPQPNTFSFNSPIGACTTCHGLGDVRDFDPALILGDETQSLEEGALLPLGKKRKNWLWAQVESLFDHYNASIEKPYKSLPKSLKDILINGSGDQKLAVEWKSDSGREHTYHIKFAGIMALLRQAVEKDATDSMREWAEQFMAGKTCPTCNGGRLKPEALFVRIEQQNIQDMVTYSLNRLKQHVSKLTFEGNAALIAKPIVNEILTRVDFLLNVGLEYLSLDRPAKTLSGGESQRIRLATQIGTQLVGVLYILDEPSIGLHQRDNQRLIHSLEQLRDIGNTVVVVEHDRDMMLSADLIADIGPAAGEYGGKIVAYATPELFKQGEAVAAGDFFVTEESPTAMYLSGRESLHPDRDSTVVGTEFLELQGATGNNLKSTNLKIPIGTLTCITGVSGSGKSTLVNETLAPILQRHFFNSNVVPLPYAHIEGLDKIDKVIEIDQTPIGRTPRSNPATYTGLFTHIRDFFAALSESKIRGYKVGRFSFNVKGGRCEDCEGAGMKKIEMNFLPDVLVTCETCQGKRYNRETLEVHFKGHSIADILAMSVTDALEVFTDIPRIRRKLDALDSVGLGYIRLGQQAPTLSGGEAQRVKLATELSKVATGKTLYILDEPTTGLHFQDVKHLLTVLLELRSRGNTVVVIEHNMDVIKMADWIIDLGPEGGEGGGRIISEGTPADVARTHKKTGSYTGLFLEQELAQ; encoded by the coding sequence ATGGGCAAGCAGCGAATGGCTAAAACAAAAGCGAAAACACCAGTATCGAGCGAACCGGAGGCCTCTCCGGCTTCGCAGGATGCGATTATCGTTCGCGGAGCCCGTGTCCATAATCTTCGAAACGTCGATCTCGTCGTACCGCGAGAGAAATTGGTCGTGATCACCGGAATCTCCGGCAGCGGGAAATCGTCGCTCGCATTCGATACGATCTATGCCGAAGGTCAGCGGCGCTATGTAGAGAGTCTTTCGGCCTACGCCCGGCAATTTCTGGACATGATGGAACGGCCAGACGTCGATTCCATCGAAGGACTTGCTCCGGCAGTGTCCATCGAGCAGAAAACGATCGGCAACTCCCCTCGTTCGACGGTCGGGACCGTAACCGAAATATATGATTTTCTCCGACTGCTCTTTGCCAGACTCGGGACTCAGTATTGTACTAACTGTGACATTCCCGTTCAACGACAGTCACTCGATCAGATCATCGAAGCAATTGCCTCGAATCCTGCCGGTACAAAGCTCACGATTCTTGCAACGTACGTCAGAGCCCGAAAAGGTCACTACCGCGAACTGTTCGCTGAGGCGCTTCGCATGGGCTTTACAAAGGTGCGCATCGACGGCGAACTGAAAGATCTGCTCGACGGCATGCAGGTCGACCGCTACAAGGTCCATACAATCGAACTGGTCATTGACCGTATCGTCCATTCCGATACATCGAGCGAACGTCTGGCAAAGTCGGTCGAGAGCGCACTGAAGCTCGGCAAAGGGCTCATTACAGTGCTTGCCGAAGAGCCAGGAGGATATACGTCAGAACTGCTCTTCAGTGAAAAGCTTTCCTGTCCGAAGTGCGGACGTTCGTACGAAGAGCCGCAACCAAACACATTCTCCTTCAACTCCCCTATCGGCGCCTGCACGACCTGTCATGGTTTAGGCGATGTTCGCGATTTCGATCCGGCCCTTATTCTCGGTGACGAAACACAAAGCCTCGAAGAAGGCGCTCTGCTCCCGCTTGGAAAGAAGCGGAAGAATTGGTTGTGGGCCCAGGTAGAATCTCTCTTCGATCACTATAACGCATCGATAGAAAAGCCCTATAAGTCGCTTCCAAAATCGTTGAAGGATATACTCATCAACGGCTCGGGAGATCAGAAGCTGGCGGTTGAGTGGAAAAGTGATTCGGGCCGAGAGCATACCTATCATATAAAATTTGCCGGCATCATGGCATTGCTGCGGCAAGCTGTCGAGAAAGATGCTACCGACTCGATGCGCGAATGGGCCGAACAGTTTATGGCAGGCAAAACTTGCCCTACCTGCAATGGCGGACGCCTGAAACCGGAAGCATTGTTCGTTCGAATCGAGCAGCAGAATATTCAGGATATGGTGACGTATTCGCTGAATCGATTGAAACAGCACGTCTCGAAACTGACCTTTGAAGGCAACGCTGCCCTGATCGCAAAACCGATCGTCAACGAGATCCTTACCCGCGTCGATTTCTTGCTCAACGTCGGGCTGGAATATCTATCTCTCGATCGTCCGGCCAAGACCCTGAGCGGGGGTGAATCGCAACGAATTCGACTTGCTACCCAGATCGGTACCCAGCTTGTGGGGGTTCTCTATATTCTCGACGAACCGAGCATCGGCCTTCATCAGCGAGACAATCAACGCCTCATCCATTCACTCGAACAGCTACGCGATATCGGAAATACCGTAGTTGTCGTCGAGCATGACCGCGATATGATGCTGTCGGCCGATCTTATCGCCGATATCGGTCCGGCTGCCGGAGAATATGGCGGAAAGATCGTAGCGTATGCGACGCCCGAACTCTTCAAACAGGGCGAAGCCGTGGCCGCTGGTGACTTTTTTGTTACGGAAGAATCCCCGACGGCGATGTATCTTTCGGGAAGAGAATCTCTTCATCCGGATCGCGATTCGACGGTTGTTGGTACGGAATTTCTCGAACTGCAAGGTGCAACGGGCAATAATCTTAAATCCACCAACCTAAAGATCCCGATCGGCACACTGACCTGCATCACCGGTGTGAGTGGCTCCGGAAAATCGACGTTGGTCAATGAAACCCTCGCGCCGATCCTGCAGCGACATTTCTTCAATTCGAATGTCGTCCCGCTCCCGTATGCGCATATCGAGGGGCTCGACAAGATCGATAAGGTGATTGAGATCGATCAAACGCCGATCGGCAGGACGCCTCGCTCGAACCCGGCGACATACACGGGGCTGTTCACGCATATTCGGGATTTCTTTGCCGCGCTGTCCGAATCGAAGATTCGAGGCTACAAGGTCGGTCGTTTTAGCTTCAACGTGAAGGGGGGCCGCTGCGAAGACTGCGAAGGTGCCGGGATGAAGAAGATCGAGATGAACTTCCTCCCTGACGTTCTGGTAACTTGCGAAACATGCCAGGGTAAACGATACAACCGGGAAACCCTTGAGGTCCATTTCAAAGGCCACTCGATCGCAGACATTCTTGCCATGAGTGTCACCGATGCACTGGAAGTCTTTACCGATATTCCCCGCATCAGACGGAAACTCGATGCCTTGGATAGTGTCGGTCTCGGCTATATCCGTCTGGGTCAGCAGGCTCCGACGCTTTCCGGGGGCGAAGCTCAGCGTGTCAAACTCGCAACCGAGCTGAGCAAGGTGGCTACGGGCAAGACACTTTATATTCTTGACGAACCCACTACTGGTCTTCATTTCCAAGACGTAAAGCATTTACTTACAGTCTTACTCGAGCTGCGCTCGCGAGGCAACACTGTCGTCGTCATCGAGCATAACATGGACGTTATCAAGATGGCAGATTGGATCATCGATCTCGGACCAGAAGGTGGCGAAGGAGGCGGTCGTATTATCTCGGAAGGTACGCCAGCCGATGTTGCCCGTACCCATAAGAAGACGGGAAGTTATACCGGCCTGTTCTTGGAACAAGAGCTAGCTCAGTAA
- a CDS encoding aspartate carbamoyltransferase catalytic subunit → MNRDLLGIRHLAAEEIMMILSRSEHFMSLLDSTDPFPAITTLQGRTFANLFFENSTRTRSSFELAERRLGASLVSLSMQTSSLSKGETLLDTVKVITAMKIDAIVVRHQSAGVPDLLRRHLPDHIRIVNAGDGAGEHPTQALLDAATLVERFGSLKGKKIVIAGDIRHSRVARSNIFALKKLGASVAVVGPTTLLPVGFSEVFGVSVHTDLEEALAGADALIALRIQRERQDKAYFPDAEEFRTLYGLTEERRLRYPHLPILHPGPVNRGIELDDDAMDSATSLIFRQVRRGVAVRLAVLEWIFSDN, encoded by the coding sequence ATGAACAGAGATCTTCTCGGGATTCGACATCTGGCAGCCGAAGAGATAATGATGATTCTCTCGCGGTCGGAGCACTTCATGTCCCTTCTCGATTCTACCGACCCCTTCCCAGCAATAACGACACTTCAGGGACGCACCTTCGCGAATCTCTTTTTTGAAAATTCAACCCGCACACGATCTTCGTTCGAGTTGGCGGAGCGTCGGCTTGGGGCATCACTCGTATCACTGTCGATGCAGACCAGCAGCCTCTCGAAAGGGGAAACCCTGCTCGATACGGTCAAGGTGATCACTGCCATGAAGATCGATGCCATCGTGGTACGGCATCAGTCGGCCGGTGTTCCGGATCTTCTGCGTCGCCATCTGCCCGACCATATTCGCATCGTGAATGCAGGCGATGGCGCTGGGGAACATCCTACGCAGGCGCTGCTCGATGCAGCGACTCTTGTCGAACGCTTCGGCTCGTTGAAGGGCAAAAAGATTGTGATCGCAGGTGATATCCGGCATTCTCGTGTCGCACGATCGAATATATTCGCGCTGAAGAAACTCGGCGCTTCCGTTGCAGTTGTCGGCCCGACAACACTTCTGCCTGTCGGATTCTCGGAGGTGTTTGGAGTTTCCGTTCATACCGATCTGGAAGAAGCGCTCGCCGGAGCTGATGCATTAATCGCTCTGCGCATTCAGCGTGAACGACAGGATAAGGCATATTTCCCGGATGCCGAAGAATTTCGAACTTTGTACGGCCTCACCGAAGAACGACGATTACGGTACCCGCACTTGCCGATCTTACACCCGGGACCGGTAAATCGTGGGATCGAGTTGGACGACGATGCAATGGATTCAGCTACATCACTGATCTTTCGCCAGGTGCGTCGGGGTGTCGCCGTGCGACTTGCTGTGCTCGAATGGATATTTTCCGATAATTAA
- a CDS encoding dihydroorotase, translated as MHIVLRNCRIVDPITQTDRSAIDIEISNGMIVAIGESLSAVDATVYDLSGMVVAPGFFDMHVHLREPGQEYKETIASGTAAAAQGGFTGICCMPNTSPSISDPFVVSYIKEKAHNNLVDVEICGTMTKSRKGDELAPIGSLSEAGVRMISDDGSAVASAEVMRRVLEYAKMFDMLCTQHCEEHAMTKGTCMHEGAVSTKLGLPGYPSVAEDIIVARDILLTEYVGGVRYHAAHLSTKQSVELVRVAKRKGIAVTCEVTPHHFVLTDAAVETHWGNAKMNPPLREQHDIDAIIEGLQDGTIDCIATDHAPHARSEKETDMMTAAYGIIGLETAVGLGVTHLVQTGKLTLMQYIEKCSTNPRKILRLDPITIGVGEQANLTIIDMGQKWTFRDEDIRSKSHNTPFVGSELVGRPVGVINNGKYQGAIFS; from the coding sequence ATGCATATTGTACTGCGCAACTGCAGAATTGTCGATCCGATCACTCAAACCGATCGCTCCGCGATTGACATTGAGATTTCCAACGGCATGATCGTCGCTATCGGCGAATCGCTCTCGGCAGTCGATGCAACAGTGTACGATCTTTCCGGCATGGTGGTTGCGCCCGGCTTTTTCGATATGCATGTGCATTTACGCGAACCGGGGCAAGAGTATAAAGAAACCATCGCATCCGGAACCGCCGCCGCCGCACAGGGGGGCTTTACAGGCATTTGCTGCATGCCGAATACGTCTCCGTCAATTTCCGATCCGTTCGTCGTATCGTACATTAAGGAAAAAGCACACAATAATCTTGTCGATGTCGAGATCTGTGGTACGATGACGAAAAGTCGCAAGGGAGATGAACTGGCTCCTATCGGCTCGCTATCGGAAGCGGGGGTTCGAATGATTTCCGATGATGGCAGCGCAGTTGCAAGTGCCGAGGTCATGCGTCGGGTGCTTGAATATGCGAAGATGTTCGACATGCTCTGTACACAACATTGCGAAGAACATGCAATGACAAAAGGTACATGCATGCACGAAGGCGCAGTCAGCACAAAGCTTGGTCTGCCGGGATACCCATCCGTCGCAGAAGATATTATCGTTGCACGCGATATACTACTCACCGAGTATGTCGGTGGCGTCCGTTATCATGCGGCCCACCTTTCGACGAAGCAATCGGTCGAATTGGTACGTGTTGCAAAACGCAAGGGGATAGCAGTCACATGCGAAGTCACCCCGCACCATTTTGTACTAACGGATGCCGCTGTCGAAACGCACTGGGGTAATGCAAAGATGAACCCTCCGCTTCGCGAACAACATGATATTGACGCGATCATCGAAGGATTGCAAGACGGCACAATCGACTGCATCGCAACGGATCATGCTCCGCATGCTCGAAGCGAGAAGGAGACTGACATGATGACCGCCGCTTATGGCATTATCGGCTTAGAAACCGCCGTCGGTCTTGGTGTAACTCATCTCGTGCAGACCGGCAAACTCACCCTGATGCAGTATATCGAAAAGTGCTCTACGAATCCGCGCAAGATATTACGACTTGATCCGATCACGATCGGCGTCGGTGAACAGGCAAATCTTACGATTATCGACATGGGACAGAAATGGACCTTCCGTGACGAGGATATTCGTAGTAAATCACATAATACGCCGTTTGTCGGCAGCGAGCTCGTCGGCAGACCAGTTGGTGTGATTAATAATGGGAAGTATCAGGGAGCGATATTCTCGTAG
- a CDS encoding bifunctional oligoribonuclease/PAP phosphatase NrnA, giving the protein MAQSIYEFNPASFTEIVRANHSFVLTTHINPDGDALGSEIGLAEWLLSIGKSVRIFNHSPIPENYKFLDAERPLIEIFDESKHRNIVLEADVFALLDTNDPDRSKSLSSLLVEHPNTVLIDHHLEPKEFAKARFIDTDATSTGEMIYRLVSDSMNTLGGSITPKSAQGLYVAIMTDTGSFRFPRTDSDILRISADLLDRGADPVRSYNETYNTARVARIKLIGKCLSSLELFFDERLATQVITQADLTEAAAVPEEVDGFVQFPLQVATIEYSIFFLELKEGWKISFRSRGKRSAAEVAKQFGGNGHFNAAGARIFREISYHDLKAEVLVAVERELNKPIS; this is encoded by the coding sequence ATGGCTCAGAGCATCTACGAATTCAACCCTGCATCCTTTACCGAGATCGTCCGAGCGAACCACTCGTTCGTGCTGACGACCCATATTAATCCGGATGGCGACGCCCTTGGCTCAGAGATCGGGCTCGCCGAATGGCTGCTGAGCATCGGTAAATCCGTTCGGATCTTCAATCATTCTCCAATCCCCGAGAACTATAAGTTTCTTGATGCGGAGCGTCCGTTGATCGAGATATTCGACGAGTCGAAACATCGAAACATCGTTCTCGAGGCAGATGTGTTTGCACTCTTAGATACCAACGATCCTGACCGCTCCAAATCGCTTTCCTCCTTGCTCGTAGAACATCCGAATACGGTTCTGATCGACCATCATCTCGAACCGAAGGAATTTGCCAAAGCGCGGTTTATCGATACTGATGCGACCTCGACGGGTGAAATGATCTATCGGTTGGTTTCCGATAGCATGAATACGCTCGGCGGCTCGATCACGCCGAAAAGTGCGCAGGGGTTGTATGTGGCAATCATGACGGATACCGGTAGTTTCCGTTTCCCACGCACCGATTCCGATATCCTGAGAATTTCTGCCGACTTGCTTGATAGAGGCGCGGACCCCGTTCGCAGCTACAACGAAACATACAATACTGCGCGCGTAGCGAGAATAAAGCTGATCGGAAAATGTCTCAGTTCGTTGGAGCTATTCTTCGACGAACGACTGGCAACGCAAGTGATCACGCAGGCAGACCTTACCGAGGCGGCGGCAGTACCCGAAGAGGTGGACGGCTTTGTTCAATTCCCTCTTCAGGTCGCTACGATCGAGTACTCGATCTTCTTTCTCGAACTCAAAGAAGGGTGGAAGATCAGTTTTCGCTCTCGCGGCAAACGCTCGGCTGCCGAAGTTGCGAAGCAATTTGGTGGAAATGGACACTTCAATGCCGCAGGGGCACGTATTTTCCGGGAGATATCGTATCACGATCTCAAAGCAGAGGTTCTTGTTGCCGTTGAGCGCGAACTGAACAAACCGATCTCTTAA
- a CDS encoding 2-oxoacid:ferredoxin oxidoreductase subunit beta, whose translation MKAKQPSTDAHVDLPVLALTAKDFASDQDVRWCPGCGDYSILAQVQRTMPELNVTRHGTVFVAGIGCSSRFPYYMNTYGFHTIHGRATAIASGVKAANPNLSVWVATGDGDALSIGGNHTMHILRRNFDVNILLFNNRIYGLTKGQYSPTSEHGKKTKSTPYGSIDHPVNPALYAIGSEATFVARSIDREPKHLQETIKRAASHKGASFVEIYQNCNIFNDGAFLDLTEKDVKDDHVLQLKHGEPMIFGKNHDKALVLDGFTPKVVAVADVDASTILKHDETNTTLATILARMSEMEGFPVPIGVLLSIDRTTYESEMTAQINEAKKKSVGDLKKLLASGNTWMVN comes from the coding sequence ATGAAGGCCAAGCAACCGAGCACCGATGCACATGTAGATCTTCCTGTCCTTGCGCTTACGGCGAAGGACTTTGCATCGGATCAGGACGTTCGCTGGTGTCCGGGCTGCGGAGATTATTCCATCCTTGCACAGGTGCAACGCACCATGCCGGAGTTGAACGTTACCCGTCACGGAACAGTGTTCGTTGCCGGTATCGGTTGCTCTTCGCGTTTCCCGTACTACATGAATACGTATGGTTTCCATACGATCCATGGTCGCGCAACCGCAATCGCTTCCGGTGTGAAAGCAGCCAATCCGAATCTCTCCGTGTGGGTTGCGACCGGCGACGGCGATGCCCTTTCGATCGGCGGCAACCACACGATGCACATCTTGCGTCGCAATTTCGATGTGAATATTCTTCTCTTCAACAACCGTATTTACGGATTAACGAAGGGCCAGTATTCGCCGACGTCCGAGCATGGCAAGAAGACAAAGTCGACCCCCTACGGTTCGATCGATCATCCTGTGAATCCGGCATTGTACGCCATCGGCAGCGAAGCGACGTTCGTCGCCCGCTCGATCGATCGTGAGCCGAAGCACTTGCAGGAAACCATTAAGCGTGCCGCTTCTCACAAGGGCGCTTCGTTCGTCGAGATTTACCAGAATTGTAATATCTTCAACGACGGCGCATTTCTGGATCTCACCGAGAAAGATGTGAAGGACGATCATGTGTTGCAGCTCAAGCATGGCGAACCGATGATCTTCGGAAAGAACCACGACAAGGCGCTTGTGCTTGATGGCTTTACTCCGAAGGTTGTGGCAGTGGCCGATGTCGATGCTTCGACGATCCTGAAGCATGACGAAACCAACACAACACTGGCGACCATTCTTGCCCGTATGAGCGAGATGGAAGGCTTCCCTGTTCCGATTGGCGTCCTACTCTCGATCGACCGGACCACGTATGAGAGCGAAATGACCGCCCAGATAAACGAGGCGAAGAAAAAGTCCGTCGGCGATCTAAAGAAGCTCCTTGCTTCCGGCAATACGTGGATGGTCAACTGA